A window from Gasterosteus aculeatus chromosome 14, fGasAcu3.hap1.1, whole genome shotgun sequence encodes these proteins:
- the ermp1 gene encoding endoplasmic reticulum metallopeptidase 1: MESDTAVRRIKPFATQSYSAPDNDGSRDRCADNGYSGDPKRKPEVSLYLLREGLAASLVTVFILVLWGLVQLSLQQLVIGKPSGEFNAVRARRHLEEITSVGPRPVGSPENEVLTVDYLLEQIETIRVESAAGPHQLAVDVQRPTGTFSIDFLGGFTSYYDRVTNIAVRLEPKGGAQHLMLANCHFDTVANSPGASDDAVSCAVMLEVLHSLANQSTPLLHGVVFLFNGAEENILQASHGFITQHPWAKQVRAFINLEAAGVGGKEVVFQTGPENPWLVQAYVHAAKHPFASVVGQEVFQSGIIPSDTDFRIYRDFGNIPGIDLAFIENGFIYHTKHDTSDRILTDSIQRAGDNILAVLRHLVMSEKLADSSEYRHGNMVFFDLLGVVVVAYPARVGTILNYMVAAASFLYLAKKASQPGNGGGRYVRDLACATGVALLSWFVTLMSVLIVALLVTLLGRSMFWYNHFYASICLYGTAASGKIILIHTLAKNLYYGGVRLVGLGDLYFDVSLLLWCCSLVWLTQQGLCSAYVPMLMVAFPLLTKLLLAKEFKHRGASMKYSVLYLLGLTLPYVHFMFLIWVVFEIFTPIMGRSGTEIPPEVVMATLVTLATIFISSFFLHFIYLARSTKWILAGLGSVFVFTFLLMSCGLLFPYSGSADSPRPKRVFLQHTTRTFHNLRGQVESQDSGLWINSFDYTGIQHITPLIPEINDSVRTSCREDRPFCGYPWFLPVKFLSKKNWYLPAPEVSPSAPVEFSLLSREETSWGTIKMTFSVKGPCHMSLYLMPHRGASLSTWSFGDGTPQFDLSGEYFVFYSHGLDAPTWIFWFEIQPPRDPDPSGPEGMISVAISTHYFFGRDSRTAQLEEVLRRFPTWSFPSSWVSTYDMYRY; encoded by the exons ATGGAGAGCGACACCGCGGTCAGGAGAATAAAACCCTTCGCGACGCAGAGCTACTCGGCGCCAGATAACGACGGTTCCCGAGACCGGTGCGCCGACAACGGCTACAGCGGCGACCCGAAGAGGAAGCCCGAAGTGAGCCTGTACCTGCTGCGGGAAGGACTGGCGGCTTCTCTGGTCACCGTGTTTATTTTGGTGCTGTGGGGACTCGTTCAACTGTCGTTACAGCAGCTCGTCATCGGAAAGCCGAGCGGCGAGTTCAACGCCGTGAGAGccag ACGGCACTTGGAGGAGATCACCAGCGTGGGCCCCCGTCCCGTGGGCAGCCCCGAGAACGAAGTCCTGACGGTGGACTATTTGTTGGAGCAGATCGAGACCATCCGGGTGGAGTCGGCGGCGGGGCCCCATCAGCTCGCGGTGGACGTGCAGCGGCCCACCGGCACCTTCTCCATCGACTTTCTAGGGGGCTTCACCAGCTACTATGACCGGGTCACCAACATCGCCGTCAGGCTGGAGCCCAAAGGGGGAGCGCAGCACCTCATGCTCGCCAACTGCCACTTTGACACGGTGGCCAACAGTCCAG GTGCCAGTGATGACGCAGTGAGCTGTGCAGTCATGCTGGAGGTCCTCCATTCGTTGGCCAATCAATCTACTCCTCTTCTTCATGGAGTGGTCTTCCTCTTTAACGGGGCAGAGGAAAATATTCTCCAG GCCAGTCACGGTTTCATTACTCAGCATCCGTGGGCCAAGCAGGTGCGAGCCTTTATTAACTTGGAGGCTGCAGGTGTTGGCGGCAAGGAGGTTGTTTTTCAGACAG GTCCAGAGAACCCGTGGCTGGTCCAGGCCTACGTCCATGCAGCCAAACACCCCTTTGCCTCCGTCGTTGGCCAAGAGGTCTTTCAGAGTGGCATCATCCCCTCTGACACCGACTTCCGCATCTACAGAGACTTTGGTAACATCCCAG GAATTGATCTGGCTTTCATTGAAAACGGTTTCATCTATCACACCAAGCACGACACTTCCGACAGGATCCTGACCGACTCGATACAGAGAGCCG gCGACAACATCCTGGCGGTGCTGAGGCACCTGGTGATGTCCGAGAAGCTGGCAGACTCCTCCGAGtatcgccatggcaacatggTCTTCTTTGACCTGCTGGGGGTGGTTGTGGTGGCCTACCCGGCCCGCGTCGGCACCATCCTCAATTACATGGTAGCCGCAGCGAGCTTCCTCTATCTGGCCAAGAAAGCCTCACAACCAGGCAACGGGG GTGGGCGGTACGTTCGAGACCTGGCCTGCGCCACGGGCGTGGCGCTCCTGAGTTGGTTCGTCACGCTGATGTCGGTGCTGATTGTCGCGCTGCTCGTCACTCTGCTGGGCCGCTCAATGTTTTGGTACAACCACTTCTACGCCTCAATCTGCCTGTATGGGACTGCTGCCTCGGGCAAGATAATCCTCATTCACACGCTGGCCAAGAACTTGTACTACGGA GGAGTCCGTTTGGTGGGGCTGGGGGATCTCTACTTTGACGTGAGCTTGTTGCTGTGGTGCTGCAGCCTGGTGTGGCTCACCCAGCAGGGCCTGTGTTCAGCCTATGTGCCCATGCTAATGGTGGCCTTCCCTCTGCTCACCAAGCTGCTGCTGGCCAAGGAATTCAAACACAGAG gAGCCTCGATGAAGTACAGCGTGCTCTATTTGTTGGGCCTGACGTTGCCGTACGTCCACTTCATGTTCCTCATCTGGGTGGTGTTTGAGATTTTCACTCCCATAATGGGGCGCAGCGGAACCGAGATCCCCCCCGAGGTGGTGATGGCCACCCTGGTCACCCTGGCAAccatcttcatctcctcctttttt CTGCATTTCATCTACTTGGCGCGGAGCACGAAGTGGATCCTGGCCGGTCTGGGCTCGGTCTTCGTCTTCACGTTCCTGTTGATGTCCTgtggcctcctcttcccttactccGGCAGTGCGGACAGCCCGCGGCCAAAACGAGTCTTCCTGCAG CATACGACGCGGACGTTCCACAATCTCCGGGGCCAGGTGGAGAGCCAGGACTCGGGTCTGTGGATCAACAGCTTCGACTACACGGGCATCCAGCACATCACGCCCCTCATCCCCGAGATCAACGACAGCGTCCGcaccagctgcagagaggaccGACCGTTCTGCGGTTACCCCTGGTTTCTGCCCGTGAAGTTCCTCAGCAA GAAGAACTGGTACCTCCCCGCGCCGGAAGTGTCTCCCAGCGCGCCGGTCGAGTTCAGCCTGCTGTCCAGAGAGGAGACCAGCTGGGGGACGATCAAGATGACCTTCAGTGTGAAAG GTCCCTGCCACATGTCCCTCTACCTGATGCCTCACCGAGGAGCCAgtctctccacctggtccttCGGGGACGGCACCCCTCAGTTCGACCTGAGCGGGGAATATTTTGTCTTCTATTCCCACGGCCTCGACGCCCCCACGTGGATCTTCTGGTTTGAAATCCAG CCTCCCAGGGACCCGGACCCGTCGGGCCCCGAGGGGATGATCTCCGTCGCCATCTCCACCCACTATTTCTTTGGGCGAGACAGTAGGACTGCTCAGCTGGAGGAAGTCCTCCGCAGGTTCCCCACGTGGTCTTTCCCTTCATCTTGGGTCAGTACCTACGACATGTACCGATACTGA
- the oaz1b gene encoding LOW QUALITY PROTEIN: ornithine decarboxylase antizyme 1b (The sequence of the model RefSeq protein was modified relative to this genomic sequence to represent the inferred CDS: deleted 1 base in 1 codon), translated as MVKSNLQRILNSHCFAREKEGKQQSLTTMADLSNGICDIIGKLSLHCTSTRGPGPLWCSDAPLPPLKIPGGRGNGTRDHTPSARQLHSDRKLIVTEEPAGNGRPGILHFQSCPTLTRTIQWDAVLSGSALYVEIPLDPLPEGSKESFAALLEYAEEHLKVVSVFVCFYKNRDDRAKLVRTFSFLGFEIVKPGHALVPPRPDVFFMAYNFDRDSSDEE; from the exons ATGGTAAAATCCAACCTCCAGCGGATCCTAAACAGTCATTGCTTTGCTCGcgagaaagaaggaaaacaacagTCTTTAACCACAATGGCGGATTTGAGTAATGGTATCTGTGACATAATTGGGAA gttgtccctgcactgtaCTAGTACCCGCGGCCCGGGGCCTCTGTGGTGCTCC GATGCCCCTCTCCCACCCCTGAAGATCCCAGGTGGGCGAGGGAATGGCACACGGGATCACACTCCTTCAGCTCGGCAGCTCCACTCA GATCGAAAATTGattgtgacggaggagccggcggGGAATGGTCGCCCTGGAATACTCCACTTCCAAAGTTGTCCCACCCTGACCAGGACAATACAGTGGGATGCTGTCCTAAGCGGCAGCGCGCTCTATGTGGAGATTCCTCTGGACCCTCTTCCTGAGGGCAGCAAGGAGAG TTTTGCGGCTCTCCTGGAATACGCTGAAGAACATCTGAAAGTAGTCAGCGTGTTTGTCTGCTTCTACAAGAACAGAGATGATCGTG CTAAACTGGTACGTACGTTCAGTTTCCTCGGCTTTGAGATTGTGAAACCGGGCCACGCCCTCGTCCCGCCTCGACCCGATGTATTCTTCATGGCCTACAATTTTGACAGGGACTCCTCGGACGAGGAGTAG
- the uhrf2 gene encoding E3 ubiquitin-protein ligase UHRF2, producing MWIQVRTIDGKETRTVEDLSRLTKIESLRLKIQEIFSVSPHQQRLFYRGKQMEDGQTLFDYNVGLNDIVQLLIRSQTDAPDSPAAKDSSVACGSGPPSSDPRSESHNSPAPASPVAMETATNTDNDSGSVAPSAVNENKPDTSTTSNSASSKNGFKSSSPPADTQPPTSSRNALVDPGIGVYKINELVDCRDVSIGAWFEACLENVTRAPKGQIMPTKGKVGRPPKRTNGKLEADQGPAHSQGQTTDGTRNNVGLSSESNGASTSQMDSTAATESKEREEDVVYHIKYEDYPENGVVEMRPVDVRPRARTLLRWDQLQVGARVMVNYNMETPDERGFWFDGEVQTVNQASRTNRELRVKILLGGAGDVIGDCKVQFLDEIYQVETPGARPLSASDGQFKRKSGPECKHCKADPEAECRFCSCCVCGGKQDAHMQLLCDECNMAFHIYCLNPPLATIPDDEDWYCPTCKNDTNEVVKAGEKLKASKKKAKMPSATTESQRDWGKGMACVGRTKECTIVPSNHYGPIPGVPVGTTWKFRVQVSEAGVHRPHVGGIHGRSNDGSYSLVLAGGFEDEVDRGDEFTYTGSGGRDLSGNKRIGEHSFDQTLTHMNRALALNCDAPLNDKDGAESRNWRAGKPVRVVRSSKGRRISKYAPEEGNRYDGIYKVVKYWPEIGKCGYLVWRYLLRRDDLEPAPWTPEGLERIKKLGLSVQYPPGYLAAMANKTKKEACARPGRGGRGKHYPGRGRPRRRKIEEKEENEDEEDEEEQPMASVEEEEPQSNGEQKTTRERAESSPAAEPPSKKVKMEETFQLSEQQQQLIREDTANKKLWDEAMGYLKEGPNFLQKMEPIFMCVCCQELAFQPITTACSHNVCKTCLQRSFRAQVYTCPACRHDLGKDYVMSQNATLQVLLDQFYPGYSKGRSDGA from the exons atGGAAGATGGCCAGACGCTGTTCGACTACAACGTGGGACTCAATGACATCGTCCAGCTGCTGATTCGCTCACAGACCGACGCTCCGGACAGCCCCGCCGCCAAGGACTCCTCTGTAGCCTGTGGCTcaggccccccctcctctgaccCCAGGTCAGAAAGCCACAATTCCCCGGCTCCCGCCTCCCCCGTTGCTATGGAAACCGCCACCAATACAGACAATGACAGCGGCAGCGTTGCTCCCAGCGCTGTAAACGAAAACAAGCCGGACACCAGCACTACCAGTAACTCCGCCAGTTCCAAGAATGGGTTTAAGTCCTCCAGTCCGCCCGCGGACACTCAGCCGCCCACGTCCAGCAGAAACGCACTCGTCGACCCGGGAATTGGTGTCTACAAG ATTAATGAGCTGGTGGACTGCAGGGACGTCAGCATCGGGGCCTGGTTCGAGGCCTGCCTCGAAAATGTGACGCGCGCTCCCAAAGGACAGATAATGCCCACCAAGGGCAAGGTGGGTCGCCCCCCGAAAAGGACTAATGGAAAGCTGGAGGCCGATCAGGGGCCGGCCCACAGCCAGGGCCAAACCACGGACGGTACCCGGAATAACGTCGGGTTGAGCTCCGAGAGTAACGGAGCCTCCACCTCTCAGATGGACTCGACAGCGGCTACGGAGAgcaaggagagagaagaggatgtTGTTTACCACATTAAATATGAAGA ctacCCAGAGAACGGTGTGGTGGAGATGCGACCGGTGGATGTGAGGCCGCGTGCGAGGACCCTCCTGCGGTGGGACCAGCTCCAGGTGGGCGCGCGCGTGATGGTCAACTACAACATGGAGACGCCGGATGAGAGGGGCTTCTGGTTCGACGGCGAGGTTCAGACCGTCAACCAAGCCTCCCGCACCAACAGGGAGCTGAGAGTCAAGATCCTCCTGGG GGGTGCCGGAGACGTGATCGGCGATTGTAAAGTTCAGTTTCTGGATGAAATCTACCAGGTGGAGACACCAGGAGCTCGGCCGCTCTCGGCTTCGGATGGACAGTTCAAAC GGAAGAGCGGGCCGGAGTGTAAGCACTGCAAGGCTGACCCCGAGGCGGAGTGCCGCTTctgctcctgctgtgtgtgcggCGGGAAGCAAGACGCTCACATGCAGCTGCTGTGCGACGAGTGTAACATGGCGTTCCACATCTACTGCCTCAACCCGCCGCTGGCCACCATCCCGGATGACGAGGactg GTACTGTCCCACCTGTAAGAACGACACCAACGAGGTTGTAAAAGCAGGAGAGAAGCTCAAAGCCAGCAAGAAGAAGGCCAAGATGCCCTCGGCCACTACCGAGAGTCAAAGGGACTGGGGAAAG GGTATGGCCTGTGTGGGGCGGACCAAGGAGTGCACAATTGTTCCCTCAAACCACTATGGACCCATACCCGGTGTTCCTGTTGGCACCACGTGGAAATTCAGAGTTCAG GTGAGTGAGGCAGGCGTTCACAGGCCGCATGTTGGTGGTATCCACGGCCGCAGCAACGACGGCTCCTATTCGCTGGTGTTGGCCGGGGGCTTTGAGGACGAAGTG GACCGGGGGGATGAGTTCACTTACACGGGCAGCGGGGGTCGTGACCTCTCAGGAAACAAACGGATCGGAGAGCACTCTTTTGACCAGACACTGACGCACATGAACAG GGCGCTGGCCTTAAACTGCGATGCACCGCTAAATGACAAAGACGGCGCAGAGTCCAGGAACTGGCGGGCCGGAAAGCCGGTGAGAGTGGTGCGCAGTTCCAAAGGGCGACGCATCAGCAAATACGCCCCCGAGGAGGGAAACCGCTACGATGGTATTTACAAG GTCGTTAAGTACTGGCCAGAGATCGGCAAGTGCGGTTACCTGGTGTGGAGGTACCTACTCCGACGGGACGATCTGGAACCGGCCCCCTGGACACCCGAAGGACTGGAGAGGATAAAGAAACTGGGCCTTTCAGTTCAG TATCCGCCCGGCTACCTGGCGGCCATGGCTAACAAAACCAAGAAGGAGGCCTGCGCCAGACCTGGCCGCGGCGGCCGGGGTAAGCACTACCCCGGCAGGGGGAGGCCGCGGAGACGCAAGAtcgaggagaaagaagagaacgaggacgaggaggacgaagaaGAGCAGCCGATGGCAAGcgtggaagaagaggagccacAGAGCAACGGAGAGCAGAAGACCACCAGAGAAAGAG CGGAGTCGTCACCAGCGGCAGAGCCTCCCTCCAAAAAGGTGAAGATGGAGGAGACTTTCCAGctgtcagagcagcagcagcagttgatcCGCGAGGACACGGCCAACAAGAAACTCTGGGATGAAGCCATGGGATACCTTAAAGAGGGACCG AACTTCCTGCAGAAGATGGAGCCCATCTTCATGTGCGTGTGCTGCCAGGAGCTGGCCTTCCAACCCATCACCACCGCCTGCTCACACAACGTTTGCAAG ACTTGTCTACAGCGGTCCTTCCGAGCCCAGGTGTACACCTGCCCCGCCTGCCGCCACGACTTGGGCAAAGACTACGTCATGTCCCAGAACGCGACGCTCCAGGTGCTGCTCGACCAGTTCTACCCCGGCTACAGCAAGGGCCG GTCTGATGGCGCCTAA